One window from the genome of Entelurus aequoreus isolate RoL-2023_Sb linkage group LG04, RoL_Eaeq_v1.1, whole genome shotgun sequence encodes:
- the LOC133648442 gene encoding protein c-Fos-like isoform X2 translates to MEDNAEFDSSSSSSPSCSTASPGGDTPGCSMQDSLSSAAEDVDSGDSDCLVPTASAFSSGEKCTLQPPLVPLVSRGKRKSGSKKAKPPGGRKWQKEQPSKEEEERRKIRRERNKIAAAKCRNRRRELIDTLQAETDQLEEEKSGLQSEIEELLKEKERLEQVLASHDSCQLQPATERDEEDATMQEAPDSPQMMSPECSTGQEPEPCIPAAAILGDSDILLCSSADEASLADLKDDLDDLVPSLEMEALTSEAAGAAFVPDILDLSGPLCLPDWETLYKSVAGDLECLPSSSPACNYRSVFSFNLSEMDTLAEGGETLKGGLNASEFMMDGLNSPTLLAL, encoded by the exons ATGGAAGataa CGCCGAGTTCGACTCGTCGTCGTCGTCATCGCCCAGCTGCAGCACAGCATCGCCCGGCGGGGACACCCCTGGGTGCAGCATGCAGGACTCGCTCTCATCAGCAGCTGAG GATGTCGACAGCGGGGATTCGGACTGCCTCGTCCCCACTGCGAGTGCGTTCTCGTCGGGCGAGAAGTGCACGCTTCAGCCACCTCTGGTCCCCCTTGTCTCTCGGGGGAAACGCAAAAGTGGGAGCAAGAAGGCGAAGCCCCCCGGTGGCAGGAAATGGCAGAAGGAGCAG ccttctaaagaagaggaggagaggaggaagatTAGGAGGGAGAGGAACAAGATTGCTGCAGCAAAGTGCCGGAACAGGAGGAGGGAGCTGATAGACACCTTGCAAGCT GAAACTGACCAGTTAGAGGAGGAGAAGTCGGGTCTGCAGTCGGAGATAGAAGAGCTCCTGAAGGAGAAGGAGAGGCTGGAGCAGGTCTTGGCCTCGCACGATTCCTGCCAGCTCCAGCCTGCCACAGAGCGGGACGAGGAGGATGCGACGATGCAGGAGGCACCGGATTCTCCGCAGATGATGTCGCCTGAATGCAGCACGGGTCAAGAGCCGGAGCCCTGCATCCCGGCTGCAGCCATCTTGGGCGACTCCGACATCCTCCTGTGCTCCAGCGCCGACGAAGCGTCCCTGGCGGACCTGAAGGACGACTTGGACGACTTGGTGCCCAGCCTGGAGATGGAGGCGCTGACGTCCGAGGCGGCCGGGGCGGCCTTCGTCCCCGACATCTTGGACCTGAGCGGGCCTCTCTGCCTCCCCGACTGGGAAACCCTGTACAAGTCCGTGGCCGGGGATCTGGAATGTCTGCCGTCTTCCAGCCCCGCTTGCAACTACCGCAGCGTCTTCTCCTTCAACCTCTCGGAGATGGACACCCTGGCGGAGGGCGGCGAGACTCTCAAAGGCGGCCTCAACGCGTCAGAGTTCATGATGGACGGTCTCAACTCTCCAACGCTGCTGGCATTGTAG
- the LOC133648442 gene encoding protein c-Fos-like isoform X1 has protein sequence MHPDSSAEFDSSSSSSPSCSTASPGGDTPGCSMQDSLSSAAEDVDSGDSDCLVPTASAFSSGEKCTLQPPLVPLVSRGKRKSGSKKAKPPGGRKWQKEQPSKEEEERRKIRRERNKIAAAKCRNRRRELIDTLQAETDQLEEEKSGLQSEIEELLKEKERLEQVLASHDSCQLQPATERDEEDATMQEAPDSPQMMSPECSTGQEPEPCIPAAAILGDSDILLCSSADEASLADLKDDLDDLVPSLEMEALTSEAAGAAFVPDILDLSGPLCLPDWETLYKSVAGDLECLPSSSPACNYRSVFSFNLSEMDTLAEGGETLKGGLNASEFMMDGLNSPTLLAL, from the exons ATGCACCCGGATTCCAGCGCCGAGTTCGACTCGTCGTCGTCGTCATCGCCCAGCTGCAGCACAGCATCGCCCGGCGGGGACACCCCTGGGTGCAGCATGCAGGACTCGCTCTCATCAGCAGCTGAG GATGTCGACAGCGGGGATTCGGACTGCCTCGTCCCCACTGCGAGTGCGTTCTCGTCGGGCGAGAAGTGCACGCTTCAGCCACCTCTGGTCCCCCTTGTCTCTCGGGGGAAACGCAAAAGTGGGAGCAAGAAGGCGAAGCCCCCCGGTGGCAGGAAATGGCAGAAGGAGCAG ccttctaaagaagaggaggagaggaggaagatTAGGAGGGAGAGGAACAAGATTGCTGCAGCAAAGTGCCGGAACAGGAGGAGGGAGCTGATAGACACCTTGCAAGCT GAAACTGACCAGTTAGAGGAGGAGAAGTCGGGTCTGCAGTCGGAGATAGAAGAGCTCCTGAAGGAGAAGGAGAGGCTGGAGCAGGTCTTGGCCTCGCACGATTCCTGCCAGCTCCAGCCTGCCACAGAGCGGGACGAGGAGGATGCGACGATGCAGGAGGCACCGGATTCTCCGCAGATGATGTCGCCTGAATGCAGCACGGGTCAAGAGCCGGAGCCCTGCATCCCGGCTGCAGCCATCTTGGGCGACTCCGACATCCTCCTGTGCTCCAGCGCCGACGAAGCGTCCCTGGCGGACCTGAAGGACGACTTGGACGACTTGGTGCCCAGCCTGGAGATGGAGGCGCTGACGTCCGAGGCGGCCGGGGCGGCCTTCGTCCCCGACATCTTGGACCTGAGCGGGCCTCTCTGCCTCCCCGACTGGGAAACCCTGTACAAGTCCGTGGCCGGGGATCTGGAATGTCTGCCGTCTTCCAGCCCCGCTTGCAACTACCGCAGCGTCTTCTCCTTCAACCTCTCGGAGATGGACACCCTGGCGGAGGGCGGCGAGACTCTCAAAGGCGGCCTCAACGCGTCAGAGTTCATGATGGACGGTCTCAACTCTCCAACGCTGCTGGCATTGTAG